A window of the Cynocephalus volans isolate mCynVol1 chromosome 10, mCynVol1.pri, whole genome shotgun sequence genome harbors these coding sequences:
- the C10H17orf100 gene encoding uncharacterized protein C17orf100 homolog produces MASPLGGKPSSPQVKTTHYKETSTVRVESSSHHIETSSRQVRTSSRQVETSQRLGKGPSLSPSGKRLPHVLEVSSQHVETSSQRTETSSRHLRASSLQMETSLHRVESPARRDKLAARQNVKMAR; encoded by the coding sequence ATGGCCTCACCCCTTGGGGGAAAGCCCTCTTCGCCCCAGGTGAAAACCACCCACTATAAGGAGACTTCCACGGTCCGCGTGGAGTCCTCGTCCCACCACATAGAGACATCCTCTCGGCAGGTGCGAACGTCTTCCCGGCAGGTGGAGACCTCCCAGCGCCTCGGCAAGGggccctccctttccccctctggGAAGCGGCTCCCCCACGTCCTCGAGGTGTCCTCCCAGCACGTGGAAACCTCCTCGCAGCGCACGGAAACGTCCTCCCGCCACCTCCGGGCCTCGTCCCTGCAGATGGAGACGTCTCTGCACCGCGTGGAGAGCCCGGCCCGGCGGGACAAGCTGGCAGCTCGCCAGAACGTGAAAATGGCCCGCTGA